A genomic window from Equus caballus isolate H_3958 breed thoroughbred chromosome 5, TB-T2T, whole genome shotgun sequence includes:
- the DAP3 gene encoding small ribosomal subunit protein mS29 isoform X1, whose amino-acid sequence MLKGMTRLISRVHKLDAGHFLHTGSQAPQNLAAHLDNQVPVESPRAVSRTSESDPAKHGEQHEGQHYNIPLQDLKAVFPHGLPPRFVMQVKTFNEACLMVRKPALELLHYLKNTNFAHPAVRYVLYGEKGTGKTLSLCHIIHFCAKQDWLILHIPDAHLWVKNCRNLLQSTYNKQRLDQPLEASIWLKNFKTANERFLSQIKVQEKYVWNKRESTEKGSPLGEVVEQGITRVRNATDAVGIVLKELKRQSSSGIFHLLVAVDGVNALWGRTTLKREDKSPIAPEELALIYNLRKMVKNDWHGGAIVLTLSQTGSVFKPRKAFLPQELLGKEGFDTLDPFIPILVSNYNPKEFESCIQYYLENNWLQHEKAHTEDGKKELLFLSNTNPGQLERLCAYL is encoded by the exons ATGCTGAAAGGAATGACAAGGCTTATCTCCAGGGTCCATAAG ttgGACGCTGGACATTTTTTGCACACGGGGAGCCAGGCACCCCAAAACCTTGCTGCTCATCTGGATAATCAGGTTCCAGTTGAGAGTCCCAGAGCTGTTTCCCGCACCAGTGAGAGTGACCCG GCAAAGCATGGGGAGCAGCATGAGGGTCAGCACTACAACATACCTCTCCAGGATCTGAAGGCTGTATTCCCCCATGGCCTGCCTCCTCGCTTTGTAATGCAG GTGAAGACATTCAATGAAGCTTGCCTGATGGTAAGGAAACCAGCGCTAGAGCTTCTGCATTACCTGAAAAATACCAATTTTGCTCATCCAGCTGTACGATATGTTCTCT atggggagaagggaacaggaaaaacCCTCAGTCTTTGCCATATTATTCATTTCTGTGCAAAACAGGACTGGCTGATACTGCATATTCCAGATG CACATCTTTGGGTGAAAAACTGCCGGAATCTTCTACAGTCCACCTACAACAAACAGCGTTTGGATCAACCTTTAGAGGCTTCGATCTGGCTGAAGAATTTCAAAACTGCAAATGAGCGTTTCTTGAGTCAG ataaaAGTTCAAGAGAAGTATGTCTGGAATAAGCGAGAAAGCACTGAGAAAGGCAGTCCTCTGGGAGAAGTAGTTGAACAG GGCATAACGCGAGTGAGGAACGCCACAGATGCAGTTGGGATTgtgctcaaagagctaaagagGCAAAGTTCTTCGGGTATTTTTCACCTCCTGGTGGCAGTGGATGGAGTCAATGCTCTCTGGGGAAGGACCACCctgaaaagagaagataaaagccCA ATTGCCCCAGAGGAACTAGCGCTCATCTACAACCTGAGGAAAATGGTGAAGAATGATTGG CACGGAGGCGCCATTGTGTTGACTTTGAGCCAGACTGGATCTGTCTTTAAGCCTCGGAAAGCCTTTCTGCCCCAGGAGTTGCTGGGAAAG gaAGGATTTGATACCCTGGATCCCTTTATTCCCATCCTGGTTTCCAACTATAACCCAAAGGAATTTGAAAGTTGTATTCAGTATTATTTGGAGAACAATTGGCTTCAACATGAGAAAG CTCATACGGAAGATGGGAAAAAGGAGCTACTATTCCTAAGTAATACGAATCCTGGGCAGCTGGAGCGGCTCTGTGCCTACCTCTAA
- the DAP3 gene encoding small ribosomal subunit protein mS29 isoform X2, whose protein sequence is MLKGMTRLISRVHKLDAGHFLHTGSQAPQNLAAHLDNQVPVESPRAVSRTSESDPVKTFNEACLMVRKPALELLHYLKNTNFAHPAVRYVLYGEKGTGKTLSLCHIIHFCAKQDWLILHIPDAHLWVKNCRNLLQSTYNKQRLDQPLEASIWLKNFKTANERFLSQIKVQEKYVWNKRESTEKGSPLGEVVEQGITRVRNATDAVGIVLKELKRQSSSGIFHLLVAVDGVNALWGRTTLKREDKSPIAPEELALIYNLRKMVKNDWHGGAIVLTLSQTGSVFKPRKAFLPQELLGKEGFDTLDPFIPILVSNYNPKEFESCIQYYLENNWLQHEKAHTEDGKKELLFLSNTNPGQLERLCAYL, encoded by the exons ATGCTGAAAGGAATGACAAGGCTTATCTCCAGGGTCCATAAG ttgGACGCTGGACATTTTTTGCACACGGGGAGCCAGGCACCCCAAAACCTTGCTGCTCATCTGGATAATCAGGTTCCAGTTGAGAGTCCCAGAGCTGTTTCCCGCACCAGTGAGAGTGACCCG GTGAAGACATTCAATGAAGCTTGCCTGATGGTAAGGAAACCAGCGCTAGAGCTTCTGCATTACCTGAAAAATACCAATTTTGCTCATCCAGCTGTACGATATGTTCTCT atggggagaagggaacaggaaaaacCCTCAGTCTTTGCCATATTATTCATTTCTGTGCAAAACAGGACTGGCTGATACTGCATATTCCAGATG CACATCTTTGGGTGAAAAACTGCCGGAATCTTCTACAGTCCACCTACAACAAACAGCGTTTGGATCAACCTTTAGAGGCTTCGATCTGGCTGAAGAATTTCAAAACTGCAAATGAGCGTTTCTTGAGTCAG ataaaAGTTCAAGAGAAGTATGTCTGGAATAAGCGAGAAAGCACTGAGAAAGGCAGTCCTCTGGGAGAAGTAGTTGAACAG GGCATAACGCGAGTGAGGAACGCCACAGATGCAGTTGGGATTgtgctcaaagagctaaagagGCAAAGTTCTTCGGGTATTTTTCACCTCCTGGTGGCAGTGGATGGAGTCAATGCTCTCTGGGGAAGGACCACCctgaaaagagaagataaaagccCA ATTGCCCCAGAGGAACTAGCGCTCATCTACAACCTGAGGAAAATGGTGAAGAATGATTGG CACGGAGGCGCCATTGTGTTGACTTTGAGCCAGACTGGATCTGTCTTTAAGCCTCGGAAAGCCTTTCTGCCCCAGGAGTTGCTGGGAAAG gaAGGATTTGATACCCTGGATCCCTTTATTCCCATCCTGGTTTCCAACTATAACCCAAAGGAATTTGAAAGTTGTATTCAGTATTATTTGGAGAACAATTGGCTTCAACATGAGAAAG CTCATACGGAAGATGGGAAAAAGGAGCTACTATTCCTAAGTAATACGAATCCTGGGCAGCTGGAGCGGCTCTGTGCCTACCTCTAA